The following proteins are encoded in a genomic region of Aythya fuligula isolate bAytFul2 chromosome 34, bAytFul2.pri, whole genome shotgun sequence:
- the LOC116500323 gene encoding olfactory receptor 14C36-like, translating into MSNSSSITEFLLLAFADTQELQLLHFALFLGIYLAALLGNGLILTAVACDHRLHSPMYFFLLNLAVLDLGCISTTLPKTMANSLWDTRAISYEGCVAQVFSFIFLTSAEYFLLTVMSYDRYIAICKPLHYGSLLGSRACAQMAAAAWGSGVLYALLHTANTFSLPLCQGNTVDQFFCEIPQVLKLSCTDSYLREAGLLAFTSFLGFGCFVFIVLSYVQIFRAVLRIPSEQGRHKAFSTCLPHLSVVSLFFSTVIFAYLKPPSISSPNLNLVVAVLYSVLPPVLNPFIYSMRNQDLRDSIWKLLIGFLSVATDCLPFSANDSQQKPFTSFYLSIPLSV; encoded by the exons atgtccaacagcagctctATCACCgagttcctcctcctggcatttgcagacacacaggagctgcagctcctgcactttgcgctcttcctgggcatctacctggctgccctcctgggcaacggcctcatcctcacagccgtagcctgcgaccaccgccTTCACAgccccatgtacttcttcctcctcaacctcgccgtcctcgacctgggctgcatctccaccactctaCCCAAAACCATGGCCAATTCCCTCTGGGATACCAGGGCCATTTCCTATGAAGGATGTGTTGCACAGGTcttttcatttatcttcttGACATCAGCAGagtattttcttctcactgtCATGTCCTATGaccgctacattgccatctgcaagcccctgcactacgggagcctcctgggcagcagagcttgtgcccagatggcagcagctgcctggggcagtggggttCTCTATGCTttgctgcacactgccaatacattttccctgcccctctgccaaggcaatactgtggaccagttcttctgtgaaatcccccaggTCCTCAAGCTCTCTTGCACAGACTCCTACCTCAGGGAAGCTGGGCTTCTCGCGTTCACTTCCTTTTTGGGTTTtggatgctttgttttcattgtgctctcctatgtgcagatcttcagggcagtgctgaggatcccctctgagcagggccggcacaaagccttttccacgtgcctccctcacctctCCGTTGTCTCACTCTTTTTCAGCACTGTCAtatttgcctacctgaagcccccctccatctcctccccaaaCCTGAACCTCGTTGTGGCCGTTCTGTATTCAGTGCTGCCTCCAGTATTGAACCCcttcatctacagcatgaggaaccaggatCTCAGGGATTCAATATGGAAACTGTTGATTGGGTTTTTATCTGTGGCCACAGACTGTCTACCTTTTTCTGCAAATGACTCCCAGC AAAAGCCCTTCACTTCCTTCTACCTGAGTATTCCCTTGTCTGTGTGA